A region from the Halosolutus gelatinilyticus genome encodes:
- a CDS encoding DUF7269 family protein, translating to MSRRRRSPGGSGPLDRLLAIDPNQAATAVVGCGAALAIGALLFGGFVPTAQVLVGVLYPLAVLFPVFGVAIAVYALRWLWFADRSGERPLVEGEPPETADTRTTRRVGRDLDWKLDAAAGGWYRCQGTGSAAAVRDVLVDAAATALTRTRGLDTEAAGAALRSGTWTDDPVAAAFLATDRRQPLGERLRGAIDPGAAYQRRVRRTIGAIEAIDSPAAIEAFDDGSAGAEPDGASPRGEPDDSIPRAEADAAEARTAPEVIR from the coding sequence ATGAGCCGGAGAAGACGGTCGCCCGGTGGATCGGGACCGCTCGATCGACTTCTGGCGATCGACCCGAACCAGGCCGCGACCGCGGTCGTCGGCTGCGGGGCCGCCCTGGCGATCGGGGCGCTCCTGTTCGGCGGATTCGTTCCGACTGCCCAGGTGCTCGTCGGCGTGTTGTACCCGCTCGCGGTGCTGTTCCCGGTCTTCGGGGTCGCGATCGCCGTCTACGCGCTCCGGTGGCTCTGGTTCGCCGACCGCTCGGGCGAGCGCCCGTTGGTCGAGGGCGAACCGCCCGAAACGGCCGACACCCGAACGACCCGGCGGGTCGGTCGCGACCTAGACTGGAAACTCGACGCCGCCGCCGGCGGTTGGTACCGCTGTCAAGGGACCGGTTCGGCGGCGGCTGTTCGCGACGTTCTCGTCGACGCGGCGGCCACTGCGCTCACCCGGACCCGCGGCCTCGACACCGAAGCGGCCGGTGCCGCCCTCCGATCGGGAACCTGGACGGACGACCCGGTCGCCGCCGCGTTCCTCGCGACCGACCGGCGACAGCCGCTCGGGGAACGGTTGCGCGGGGCGATCGACCCGGGGGCCGCCTACCAGCGCCGCGTTCGTCGCACGATCGGCGCCATCGAGGCGATCGACTCTCCCGCCGCGATCGAGGCGTTCGACGACGGGTCGGCGGGAGCCGAACCGGACGGTGCGAGCCCGCGAGGCGAGCCGGATGACTCGATTCCGCGGGCCGAGGCGGACGCGGCGGAGGCACGGACCGCGCCGGAGGTGATTCGATGA
- a CDS encoding AI-2E family transporter, with the protein MNLSKGYLLVLVVVFAYLSLQLVRPFFQYVLAAILLAFILFPLQRRLEDRASPTIAAFALVVLAVVGFIVPFVVVAVAIAEDVAAMLQQLDPEMLQIAAIEEQIAEETGTQVNITEQLSGSAEQIGSIVLEQTTAWFSTLTHALVGFGLMLFLLYYLLKDGANLMAWLRDVTPLPADVQDDLYGELAEVMWAVLAGHVLIAIIQGVIAGLGLFAAGVPNAAFWTFVMVILALIPLIGAPIVWIPAVIYLFLINRPVAAIALAVYSAVVVGVSDDYLRPIVVDRYAQINPAVIILGVLGGIYAYGVMGLFFGPVIIGAFIAIVSVVDEQYNQLEGESGTI; encoded by the coding sequence GTGAACCTCAGCAAGGGGTATCTCCTCGTCCTCGTCGTGGTCTTTGCGTACCTCTCGCTTCAGCTGGTGCGGCCGTTCTTTCAGTACGTGCTCGCGGCGATCCTGCTGGCGTTCATCCTGTTTCCGCTCCAGCGGCGGCTCGAGGATCGCGCCTCGCCGACGATCGCCGCGTTCGCGCTCGTCGTCCTCGCCGTCGTCGGCTTCATCGTCCCGTTCGTCGTCGTCGCGGTGGCGATCGCCGAGGACGTCGCCGCGATGCTCCAGCAACTCGACCCCGAGATGCTCCAAATCGCGGCGATAGAGGAGCAGATCGCCGAGGAGACGGGAACGCAGGTCAACATCACCGAGCAACTGTCCGGGTCGGCCGAACAGATCGGCTCGATCGTCCTCGAACAGACGACCGCGTGGTTCAGCACGCTCACGCACGCGCTCGTGGGATTCGGACTCATGCTCTTTCTGCTCTACTACCTGCTGAAAGACGGCGCCAACCTCATGGCCTGGCTCAGGGACGTGACGCCGCTGCCGGCGGACGTACAGGACGACCTCTACGGCGAGCTCGCGGAGGTGATGTGGGCGGTGCTGGCCGGCCACGTCCTGATCGCGATCATCCAGGGCGTCATCGCGGGGCTCGGCCTGTTCGCCGCCGGCGTCCCGAACGCGGCGTTCTGGACGTTCGTCATGGTGATCCTCGCGCTGATCCCACTGATCGGCGCGCCGATCGTGTGGATTCCGGCCGTCATCTACCTCTTCCTGATCAACAGACCGGTCGCCGCGATCGCTCTGGCCGTCTACAGCGCCGTCGTCGTCGGCGTCTCCGACGACTACCTGCGCCCGATCGTCGTCGATCGATACGCCCAGATCAACCCCGCAGTCATCATCCTCGGCGTCCTCGGCGGGATCTACGCCTACGGCGTCATGGGACTGTTCTTCGGCCCGGTCATCATCGGCGCATTCATCGCCATCGTCAGCGTCGTCGACGAACAGTACAACCAACTGGAGGGCGAGTCGGGGACGATTTGA
- a CDS encoding HNH endonuclease, with amino-acid sequence MTSREWRADRRAVFDRDEYTCQHCGAVGGDGESTAVRTYPVGDVPLEGTVHESSLATVCDRCFTVLRESESLSGLSADRNGLFRIVRDITRAQGATISDVASFASLATSLPTALADGEETDLDYVETRRDVLLAIDLVDVRLDRLAAVDASEHDPAVASLLETVSETATDLQFDLRRAVELGETVVTEVGRCRGCFEPIASDRACSTCGLEPRPLAAWRRSTDDGAAFGDESADAVAFDRLFASINDALRGTSETTAELTDRTTEFAETLLEG; translated from the coding sequence GTGACTTCCCGCGAGTGGCGCGCCGATCGACGAGCCGTGTTCGACCGAGACGAGTACACCTGTCAGCACTGCGGCGCCGTCGGCGGCGACGGCGAGTCGACGGCCGTCCGGACCTACCCCGTCGGCGACGTGCCGCTCGAGGGAACCGTCCACGAGAGTTCGCTCGCGACGGTCTGCGATCGGTGTTTCACCGTGCTCCGGGAGTCCGAGTCGCTGTCTGGGCTGTCGGCGGACCGGAACGGCCTGTTTCGGATCGTTCGCGATATCACCCGCGCACAGGGGGCGACCATCTCCGACGTGGCCTCGTTCGCGTCGCTCGCGACGTCGCTCCCGACCGCGCTGGCGGACGGCGAGGAGACGGATCTCGACTACGTCGAGACCAGACGCGACGTCCTCCTGGCGATCGACCTCGTCGACGTGCGCCTCGATCGCCTCGCGGCAGTCGACGCTTCCGAGCACGATCCAGCGGTCGCCTCGCTGCTCGAAACGGTTTCGGAGACGGCGACGGACCTGCAGTTCGACCTTCGGCGCGCGGTCGAACTGGGCGAGACGGTCGTGACGGAAGTCGGTCGGTGTCGCGGCTGCTTCGAGCCGATCGCCTCCGACCGCGCGTGTTCGACCTGCGGGCTCGAACCGCGCCCGCTGGCGGCGTGGCGGCGCTCGACCGACGACGGGGCCGCGTTCGGCGACGAATCCGCCGATGCCGTCGCGTTCGATCGGCTCTTCGCGTCGATCAACGACGCCCTCCGCGGGACCTCCGAGACGACCGCGGAACTGACCGACCGGACGACGGAGTTCGCCGAGACGCTCCTCGAAGGGTGA
- a CDS encoding AAA family ATPase translates to MSVTDAASTGETIVDEVLSAVVADRTVLEEILAGILARGHVLMEDVPGTGKTLTARSLATALGLEFARIQFTPDLMPSDVTGSYVFEEESGEFHFTPGPVFANVVLADEINRAPPKTQSALLEAMEEGQVTVDGETHDLPDPFIVIATQNPVEQEGTFELPEAQRDRFMIKTSLGYPDADGTRELIDRRADRDRPDPTVDPVVDRETVLELQRAPETVTVEGPIRDYIGAVCRATRRDGRVDVGVSPRGVQRLFEVSRTRAVLEGRDYVVPDDVTAIAEPALAHRLVLTPEASIDGVDRRRVVESVLSNVEVPAMEPPSAEQ, encoded by the coding sequence ATGTCAGTTACCGACGCCGCGTCGACGGGGGAGACCATCGTCGACGAAGTCCTCTCCGCCGTCGTCGCCGATCGAACCGTCCTCGAGGAGATTCTCGCCGGAATACTCGCCCGCGGGCACGTTCTCATGGAGGACGTGCCAGGGACAGGGAAGACGCTGACGGCCCGATCGCTGGCCACCGCCCTCGGGCTCGAGTTCGCCCGCATCCAGTTCACGCCCGATCTCATGCCCTCCGACGTCACCGGCTCGTACGTCTTCGAGGAGGAGTCCGGCGAGTTTCACTTCACGCCGGGCCCGGTGTTCGCGAACGTCGTCCTCGCCGACGAGATCAACCGCGCGCCCCCCAAGACGCAGTCCGCGCTGCTGGAGGCAATGGAGGAGGGGCAAGTGACGGTCGACGGCGAGACCCACGATCTCCCGGATCCGTTCATCGTCATCGCCACGCAGAACCCCGTCGAGCAGGAGGGCACGTTCGAACTTCCGGAGGCCCAGCGCGACCGCTTCATGATCAAGACCTCGCTCGGCTACCCCGACGCCGACGGGACGCGCGAGTTGATCGACCGGCGGGCCGACCGCGACCGGCCTGATCCGACCGTCGACCCCGTCGTCGATCGCGAAACCGTACTGGAGCTCCAGCGCGCTCCCGAGACCGTCACCGTCGAGGGGCCGATCCGGGACTACATCGGTGCGGTGTGTCGAGCCACCCGGCGGGACGGGCGCGTCGACGTCGGCGTCTCGCCCCGAGGCGTCCAGCGGCTGTTCGAAGTGAGTCGGACGCGAGCCGTCCTCGAGGGCCGCGACTACGTCGTTCCGGACGACGTGACGGCGATCGCCGAGCCCGCGCTCGCCCACCGGCTGGTGCTCACGCCGGAGGCTAGCATCGACGGCGTCGATCGCCGTCGCGTCGTCGAGTCCGTGCTGAGCAACGTTGAGGTGCCGGCGATGGAGCCGCCCTCAGCGGAACAGTAG
- a CDS encoding DUF547 domain-containing protein — translation MSTQLDPLSLSADFLYTVKTEGDPDWLRSRLASIDRSQLERALSTRERKLSFWLNCYNAYTQVLLEETDDREPIEGGVLDRWRFFARDRIPVGGVWLSLNDIEHGLLRRSKLPWGLGYLPRPFPSSFERRFRLPACEPRVHFALATGGDHSPPIAVYSPTDVDEELDIAIEWALEETVQYDAEANVATVPDLFRRYRGDFGGKRGVIRFLRQYDAVPADATPTLEYDRGGRSSAVDLSVADPS, via the coding sequence ATGTCGACCCAGCTCGATCCGCTCTCGCTCTCGGCCGATTTTCTGTATACGGTGAAGACGGAGGGCGACCCCGACTGGCTCCGATCGAGACTCGCGTCGATAGATCGGTCGCAGCTCGAGCGGGCGCTGTCGACCCGCGAGCGCAAACTGTCCTTCTGGCTCAACTGCTACAACGCCTACACGCAGGTGCTGCTCGAGGAGACCGACGATCGAGAGCCGATCGAGGGCGGCGTCCTCGATCGCTGGCGGTTTTTCGCCCGCGATCGGATCCCCGTCGGCGGCGTCTGGCTCAGCCTCAACGACATCGAGCACGGGCTGCTCCGGCGGTCGAAACTCCCCTGGGGGCTGGGTTACCTTCCCCGACCGTTTCCCTCGTCATTCGAGCGGCGCTTTCGGCTCCCGGCGTGCGAACCCCGGGTTCACTTCGCGCTCGCGACCGGCGGCGATCACTCGCCGCCGATCGCGGTCTACTCCCCGACGGACGTCGACGAGGAACTCGACATTGCGATCGAGTGGGCGCTCGAAGAAACCGTCCAGTACGACGCCGAGGCAAACGTCGCGACGGTGCCCGACCTCTTTCGGCGGTACCGCGGCGACTTCGGCGGCAAACGCGGCGTGATCCGATTCCTGCGACAGTACGACGCCGTGCCGGCGGACGCGACCCCGACTCTCGAGTACGATCGCGGCGGCCGATCGTCGGCCGTCGATCTCTCCGTCGCCGATCCGTCGTGA
- a CDS encoding amphi-Trp domain-containing protein — MSETEFELEQAYDRADLAVLFEEFAAALGRDRTLRVHTAERRLAVDFPSRLVAELEVERDDDADPPVAELELELEWEDPDESSVRVEAVDDEAIGREGEPAAAEDPSEDPAAATMSPEGVVGRRRSGDESAGTTGGERASRFEVYRDRADEWRWRLVHWNGNIIADSGEGYTSRSNAKRAARSVMRAAPTATIEDRD; from the coding sequence ATGTCCGAGACGGAATTCGAACTGGAGCAAGCGTACGATCGGGCCGACCTCGCGGTGCTCTTCGAGGAGTTCGCGGCGGCCCTGGGGAGGGACCGGACGCTCCGAGTGCACACGGCCGAGCGGCGACTCGCCGTCGACTTCCCGTCGCGGCTGGTCGCCGAGCTGGAGGTCGAACGCGACGACGACGCCGACCCGCCGGTGGCGGAACTCGAACTCGAACTCGAGTGGGAGGACCCCGACGAGTCGAGCGTCCGCGTGGAGGCCGTCGACGACGAGGCGATCGGCCGGGAGGGCGAACCGGCGGCCGCCGAGGATCCGTCGGAAGACCCCGCCGCGGCGACGATGTCGCCGGAGGGGGTCGTCGGTCGGCGTCGATCAGGAGACGAGTCGGCCGGAACCACGGGCGGAGAGCGGGCCAGTCGCTTCGAGGTGTACCGGGATCGGGCCGACGAGTGGCGCTGGCGGCTCGTCCACTGGAACGGGAACATCATCGCCGACAGCGGCGAGGGGTACACCTCGCGATCGAACGCCAAACGCGCCGCCAGGAGTGTGATGCGCGCGGCGCCGACGGCGACGATCGAAGATCGGGACTGA
- a CDS encoding DUF4129 domain-containing protein: MTDARRLLFVLGCVVCLLTVATSLPAADPRLDPPGAAGGEPIAGEWDAIDSTPDFSTDANGSDQPNDDENADNDGNDRNDDNDPASPDIVIDGAIEPGNEVTIDLRDINAFSRRSIEVNGEEVTEADHFGRADVVVPYAEEMHVAVPEDNLSRTVDVETAATITSTDGAVPAREYAVSVAVGSTPVANATVSVDGEDAAITDENGEATVVLPETAGPVDLRVDRGPVEGERTVEVAEPTVRFASPLLFPGGPAPVQVTADGAGVDDATVSLGDGETHTTGSDGTVRVWLPVEDEVTVTADVGAETATATVGNLYRRLAVLAVLIPGFAIGGTVTYLRFVATRDRHRGSGLAAVFVALADVFAGLSDAFAALAGLLRGRRRSMSIPELSLPRLRFGWTFPSIGASLSSAGGALGTLPSFGSLFGSPGRGGGSSKRGGFSLRSALFGSDTDDDDRTESGNARPTLAAEPLGPRGPRAEIREAWHAAIDRLGVNRRETATPGAIARRAIATGFPADAVTKLVAIVRDVEYGGREPSPDRVARAREAAADLIDSAPNDEEDDQ; the protein is encoded by the coding sequence GTGACCGACGCCCGCCGACTCCTGTTCGTCCTCGGGTGCGTGGTGTGTCTCCTCACCGTCGCTACCTCGCTCCCCGCGGCCGATCCTCGGCTCGACCCGCCCGGCGCCGCTGGCGGGGAGCCGATCGCCGGCGAGTGGGACGCGATCGATTCGACGCCGGATTTCAGTACGGACGCGAACGGTTCGGACCAGCCGAACGACGATGAGAACGCCGACAACGACGGGAACGACAGGAACGACGACAACGATCCGGCCTCCCCCGACATCGTGATCGACGGCGCGATCGAGCCCGGAAACGAGGTGACGATCGACCTCAGGGACATCAACGCGTTCAGCCGGCGGTCGATCGAAGTGAACGGCGAGGAAGTCACCGAAGCGGATCACTTCGGCAGGGCCGACGTCGTCGTTCCGTACGCGGAGGAGATGCACGTCGCGGTTCCCGAGGACAACCTCTCGCGCACGGTCGACGTCGAGACGGCGGCGACGATCACGTCGACCGACGGGGCGGTTCCGGCCCGGGAGTACGCCGTCTCGGTCGCGGTCGGATCGACGCCGGTCGCCAACGCGACGGTATCGGTCGACGGCGAGGACGCCGCGATCACCGACGAGAACGGGGAGGCGACCGTGGTGCTCCCCGAGACGGCCGGACCGGTCGACCTGCGGGTCGATCGCGGTCCCGTCGAGGGCGAACGGACCGTCGAGGTGGCCGAGCCGACGGTGCGGTTCGCCTCGCCGCTGCTGTTTCCCGGCGGGCCGGCGCCCGTTCAAGTGACGGCCGACGGCGCGGGCGTCGACGACGCGACGGTGTCGCTCGGGGACGGGGAGACGCACACGACCGGCTCGGACGGGACGGTGCGGGTGTGGTTGCCGGTGGAGGACGAGGTGACGGTGACCGCCGACGTCGGCGCCGAAACGGCGACCGCCACCGTCGGGAACCTCTACCGTCGGCTTGCGGTCCTGGCCGTGCTCATCCCGGGGTTCGCCATCGGCGGAACGGTGACGTACCTGCGGTTCGTCGCGACTCGCGACCGGCATCGGGGGTCCGGACTCGCGGCCGTCTTCGTCGCGCTCGCGGACGTCTTCGCGGGGCTCTCCGACGCGTTCGCGGCGCTCGCCGGGTTGCTCCGCGGACGGCGCCGATCGATGTCGATCCCCGAACTCTCCCTCCCGCGCCTGCGATTCGGGTGGACGTTCCCGTCGATCGGGGCCTCGCTCTCGTCGGCCGGCGGCGCGCTGGGGACGCTGCCGTCGTTCGGATCGCTCTTCGGTTCGCCGGGGCGAGGCGGCGGCTCGTCGAAGCGCGGCGGCTTCTCGCTGCGGAGCGCGCTGTTCGGCTCCGATACCGACGACGACGATCGGACCGAGTCCGGAAACGCCCGCCCGACGCTCGCGGCCGAACCGCTCGGTCCCCGCGGGCCGCGCGCCGAGATCCGTGAGGCCTGGCACGCCGCGATCGATCGACTCGGCGTGAACCGTCGCGAAACGGCGACGCCCGGCGCGATCGCACGCCGGGCGATCGCCACCGGATTCCCGGCCGACGCCGTCACTAAACTCGTCGCGATCGTCCGCGATGTCGAGTACGGCGGCCGCGAGCCGTCGCCGGACCGGGTGGCGCGGGCGCGGGAGGCGGCGGCCGACCTGATCGATTCCGCGCCGAACGATGAGGAGGACGACCAATGA
- a CDS encoding DUF58 domain-containing protein: MSDPNDGRPSADREIDRVDRGGWAVVAALSIAGAGIAVGSQLLVVAATLPLWYVAAAVLGSRQEAMIRVERRVAIDGESESSPTDADDRSESIVSGDPGDTVTVRTAVRNIGSEPIVDLRVVDGVPESLPVVAGTPRTCVALDPLETAMIEYELRLRRGEHRFGDATIRIRDLTGTVVETRTASATGEETIRCSPTVDTVPLGGGTNYYAGEVPTDEGGSGVEFYSVRDYEPGDPVGAIDWRRYAGTRELATVEYRAERATRIVCVVDARGSQFVGTTAAHPPAVDLSADAARRTVETLLSTGHPSGVVAVHDRRLAIVPPGTDPETRRRATELLSATRRGTLEGTAVRTLRGDPGEELAGTLPGEAQVYLFSSFVDDHPLDLVERLRAHGYAVRVVAPDITAGDDTATRLQALDRRTRLARARATGARVVDWDLERPLGLVLRDAIGEVKTR, encoded by the coding sequence ATGAGCGATCCGAACGACGGACGTCCGAGCGCCGATCGCGAGATCGATCGCGTCGATCGCGGCGGGTGGGCCGTCGTCGCGGCGCTTTCGATTGCCGGTGCCGGGATCGCCGTCGGCAGCCAGCTGCTCGTCGTCGCCGCCACGCTACCCCTGTGGTACGTCGCCGCGGCGGTCCTGGGAAGCCGTCAGGAGGCGATGATTCGAGTCGAGCGGCGGGTCGCGATCGATGGCGAGTCGGAGTCGAGCCCGACAGACGCCGACGATCGCTCCGAGTCGATCGTCTCTGGCGATCCGGGCGACACCGTGACGGTTCGGACCGCCGTCCGGAACATCGGCTCGGAGCCGATCGTCGATCTTCGCGTCGTCGACGGGGTTCCCGAGTCGCTGCCGGTCGTGGCCGGAACGCCGCGGACCTGCGTCGCGCTCGATCCGCTGGAGACGGCGATGATCGAGTACGAACTGCGCCTCCGGCGCGGCGAGCACCGGTTCGGCGACGCGACGATCCGAATCCGCGATCTGACGGGAACGGTGGTCGAGACCCGGACGGCGAGCGCGACCGGCGAGGAGACGATCCGCTGTTCACCGACCGTCGATACGGTGCCGCTCGGCGGCGGCACGAACTATTACGCGGGCGAGGTGCCGACCGACGAGGGCGGCAGCGGCGTCGAGTTCTACTCCGTCCGGGACTACGAGCCCGGCGACCCGGTCGGGGCGATCGACTGGCGCCGGTACGCCGGCACCCGCGAGCTGGCGACCGTCGAGTACCGCGCCGAGCGGGCAACCCGGATCGTCTGCGTCGTCGACGCTCGCGGCAGCCAGTTCGTCGGGACGACGGCGGCCCATCCGCCGGCCGTCGATCTGTCGGCCGACGCCGCCAGACGGACGGTCGAGACGCTGCTGTCGACGGGCCACCCGTCCGGCGTCGTCGCCGTCCACGATCGGCGGCTGGCGATCGTTCCGCCCGGAACCGACCCCGAGACGCGGCGACGCGCGACGGAGCTGCTATCGGCGACGCGACGGGGAACCCTCGAGGGGACGGCCGTCCGGACGCTGCGGGGCGATCCCGGCGAGGAGCTCGCCGGGACGCTCCCCGGGGAGGCGCAGGTGTACCTCTTCTCGTCGTTCGTCGACGACCACCCGCTCGACTTGGTCGAGCGACTCCGGGCGCACGGCTACGCGGTTCGCGTGGTCGCGCCCGATATCACCGCCGGCGACGACACCGCGACGCGACTGCAGGCGCTCGATCGCCGAACCCGACTCGCGCGGGCTCGCGCGACCGGCGCCCGGGTCGTCGACTGGGACCTCGAGCGCCCGCTCGGGCTGGTGTTGCGCGACGCCATCGGGGAGGTGAAGACGCGATGA
- a CDS encoding M48 family metalloprotease, with amino-acid sequence MTFRLRICAVLAVLVAVNALFVFALLWAYGVLMPGLVAGSIVYARSGAIGFDFLQMPVSWPAFLLVVAAFLAAQTYYGYRRVLSGTRGGDDDATHAVARIVRRLAMTADVPEPAVRVVDDETPSCYTVGRLTDATIVVTTGLVDRLDADELEAVLAHELAHVANRDVTLMTIATLFVEIADRSYHAARLARRALTNPGELSTRGSVAIRWFLPLVALTYVFVAPILWAFPAIADWATRTLSHAREFAADAAAARMTGNPLALATALLTLDETTAPPEDDLRAARTRALCVVPAVPVTGDETTSVPDLDRSAGAPRRRERVSSWLAGTPSTVGDSETHPPLQSRVRRLQRLAAELEGVS; translated from the coding sequence ATGACATTTCGGCTGCGGATCTGTGCCGTCCTCGCGGTGCTCGTCGCGGTGAACGCGCTGTTCGTCTTCGCGCTGCTGTGGGCCTACGGCGTCCTGATGCCGGGGCTCGTCGCCGGGAGCATCGTCTACGCCCGGAGCGGCGCGATCGGGTTCGACTTCCTGCAGATGCCGGTCTCGTGGCCGGCCTTTCTGCTCGTGGTCGCGGCCTTCCTCGCGGCGCAAACGTACTACGGCTATCGGCGGGTGCTGTCCGGCACCCGCGGCGGCGACGACGACGCGACGCACGCGGTCGCCCGGATCGTCCGCCGACTGGCGATGACCGCGGACGTGCCCGAACCGGCCGTTCGCGTCGTCGACGACGAGACGCCGAGTTGCTACACCGTCGGCCGGCTCACCGACGCGACGATCGTCGTCACGACGGGGCTGGTCGACCGCCTCGACGCCGACGAACTCGAGGCAGTCCTCGCCCACGAGCTCGCCCACGTCGCCAACCGCGACGTGACGCTGATGACGATCGCGACGCTGTTCGTCGAGATCGCCGACCGGTCCTACCACGCGGCGCGCCTCGCCCGCCGGGCGCTGACGAACCCCGGCGAGCTATCGACCCGGGGGAGCGTCGCGATCCGGTGGTTCCTCCCGCTGGTCGCGCTGACGTACGTCTTCGTCGCCCCGATTCTGTGGGCGTTTCCCGCGATCGCCGACTGGGCGACCCGGACGCTTTCGCACGCCCGGGAGTTCGCCGCCGACGCGGCCGCCGCGCGGATGACCGGGAATCCCCTCGCGCTGGCGACCGCGCTGCTGACGCTCGACGAGACGACGGCGCCCCCGGAAGACGACCTCCGCGCGGCCAGAACCCGCGCGCTGTGCGTCGTGCCGGCGGTCCCCGTCACCGGCGACGAGACGACCTCGGTCCCCGATCTCGATCGGTCGGCGGGCGCCCCGCGACGCCGCGAGCGCGTCTCGTCGTGGCTCGCCGGCACGCCGTCGACGGTCGGCGACTCCGAGACGCATCCGCCGCTCCAGTCCCGCGTTCGACGACTTCAGCGACTGGCAGCCGAACTGGAGGGGGTATCGTGA
- a CDS encoding tRNA (N(6)-L-threonylcarbamoyladenosine(37)-C(2))-methylthiotransferase, whose amino-acid sequence MARYHIETYGCTSNRGESREIERRLRDAGHYRVDGPDEADVAILNTCTVVEKTERNMLRRAEELAEETADLFITGCMALAQGEEFAKADVDGQVLHWDEVPEAVTNGECPTTTPDAEPVLDGVVGILPIARGCMSDCSYCITKHATGKIDSPPIEENVRKAEALIHAGAKELRITGQDTGVYGWDTGERRLHELLDRICDIEGDFRVRVGMANPKGVHGIREELAGVFAANEELYDFLHAPVQSGSNDVLGDMRRQHQVGEYLEVVETFDDRLDYWTLSTDFIVGFPTETDRDHEQSMALLRETRPEKVNVTRFSKRPGTDAATLKGLGGTIKKERSKEMSELKREIVGEAYAEMVGERREDVLVVEEGTADSVKCRDSAYRQLIVQNASDHGLEPGDFVDLEVTAHETMYAFGKPI is encoded by the coding sequence ATGGCCCGGTACCACATCGAGACGTACGGCTGTACGTCGAACCGCGGGGAGAGCCGCGAGATCGAGCGGCGGCTCCGCGACGCCGGCCACTACCGGGTCGACGGGCCGGACGAGGCCGACGTCGCCATCCTCAACACCTGCACCGTCGTCGAGAAGACCGAGCGGAACATGCTGCGGCGGGCCGAGGAACTGGCCGAGGAGACCGCGGACCTGTTCATCACGGGTTGTATGGCCCTCGCCCAGGGCGAGGAGTTCGCGAAGGCCGACGTCGACGGCCAGGTGCTCCACTGGGACGAGGTCCCGGAGGCGGTCACCAACGGCGAGTGCCCGACCACCACGCCCGACGCCGAACCCGTGCTGGACGGCGTCGTCGGCATCCTGCCGATCGCACGGGGTTGCATGTCCGACTGCTCGTACTGCATCACGAAGCACGCGACCGGCAAAATCGACTCGCCGCCGATCGAGGAGAACGTCCGCAAGGCCGAGGCGCTGATCCACGCCGGCGCGAAGGAGCTTCGCATCACCGGCCAGGACACCGGCGTTTACGGCTGGGACACCGGCGAGCGGAGGCTGCACGAACTGCTCGATCGGATCTGCGACATCGAGGGCGACTTTCGCGTGCGCGTGGGCATGGCCAACCCGAAGGGCGTCCACGGCATCCGCGAGGAACTCGCCGGCGTCTTCGCCGCGAACGAGGAACTCTACGATTTCCTGCACGCGCCCGTCCAGTCCGGCTCGAACGACGTCCTCGGCGACATGCGCCGGCAACACCAGGTCGGGGAGTATCTCGAGGTCGTCGAGACCTTCGACGATCGCCTCGACTACTGGACGCTGTCGACGGACTTCATCGTCGGCTTCCCCACCGAGACCGATCGCGACCACGAGCAGTCGATGGCCCTCCTGCGGGAGACGCGCCCGGAGAAGGTCAACGTCACCCGCTTCTCGAAGCGGCCGGGGACCGACGCCGCGACGTTGAAGGGCCTCGGCGGAACGATCAAGAAGGAGCGATCGAAGGAGATGAGCGAACTCAAGCGCGAAATCGTCGGCGAGGCCTACGCGGAGATGGTCGGCGAGCGTCGCGAGGACGTGCTCGTGGTCGAGGAGGGAACGGCCGACTCCGTGAAGTGTCGCGACTCGGCCTACCGGCAGCTCATCGTCCAAAACGCGAGCGACCACGGACTCGAACCCGGCGACTTCGTCGACCTCGAAGTGACGGCCCACGAGACGATGTACGCGTTCGGGAAGCCGATCTGA